From the genome of Oscillospiraceae bacterium:
ATCGCAACTGTATAAAAAATGACCATTTGTTTCTTGGGATTCTTTTGTTCTTTCATCGCATTTCCTTTCCCATAGGAACGTGAAAAGACGACTGCGCTGCACTGCGGCTGCTTTTCATAAAAAACTGTGTGTTCTTCACTCGCTCTATGTATTTATCATAATACCACAATCTTTTACAGATTGCTATGAATTTGCCGTAAACAAATCGAAAGAAAAAGCAGGCTTTCGCCCGGGTACTGCGGAAGCCTGCTTTTCCAGTTTTACTAAATTTGTGTTAAACCACGCTGAACAGCATATCGCCGTAGGTGGGATAAGGCCAATAGGCTTTGCCGACCAAAGGCTCAATCTGGTCTGCGACCTTGCGGGTCTTCTCCATTTGGGCAAACAGGGTATTGCGAGCATACTTCGCCTGTTCCTCAATTGTGCCTTTGCCCTCGCCGTCGATATCTTTCTGCAGCGTCTGGTTTTCCTCATACAGGGAATCACACAGAGCAGAAATCTTTTTGATAGTTGCGCTTTCAAATTCTGCCGGAGCAGCAGCGCAGGCTGCCTTTTTCGCAACAACCGTGTTGGAAAGGTCATTAACGTATTTATCTGCTGCAGGCAAAATATCTTTATCGATCATGTCCACCATGGTAAGTGCCTCAATGTGCAGCTGCTTGGTGTAGTTTTCCAACTGGATTTCACAGCGGGAATACACTTCGCCCTTTGTCAGCACAGAGTGGCGCTCAAACAGTTTCACGTTTTCGGGGCGGGTGTAGTACGGCATTGCTTCTGCAGTAGAGGGAAGATTCAGCAGGCCGCGCTTCTTTGCCTCGGCAATCCACTCATCGGTGTAGCCGTCGCCGTTAAAGACAATGCGCTTGTGCGCATGATAAGCATCATGGATAATGGTATTCAGTTCTTTATTAAAATCTTTTGCTTTCTCCAAGCGGTCTGCGTATTTTTCAAGTACGTCTGCCACAATGGTATTGAGCATCATATTCGGGCAGGCAATGGATACTGTAGAGCCAAGGCTGCGGAATTCAAATTTATTTCCGGTAAAAGCAAAAGGAGAGGTGCGGTTGCGGTCAGTGGTGTCTTTGGGCAGAGTTGGCAGCTCATCAACGCCGATTTCCAGTACTTCTTTGTCTTTCTGTGCATAGTGCTTGCCCTGGTCAATGGAGTCCAGCACAGCGGTCAGCTCATCGCCGAGGAAAATAGAGATGATAGCCGGCGGCGCTTCGTTGGCACCCAGGCGGTGATCGTTACCCGCACTGGCAACCGACAGACGCAGCAGGTCCTGATGCTCATCAACTGCCTCAATAACTGCAACCAAAAACAGAAGGAACTGCGCGTTTTTGCGCGGAGAATCGCCGGGGTCGAGCAGATTGGAGCCAGTATCGGTGGAAATGGACCAGTTGTTGTGCTTGCCGGAACCATTGACGCCCTCAAATGGCTTTTCATGCAGCAGGCAGGCCAGGTTATGGCGGGCTGCCACTTTCTTCATAATTTCCATTGTCAGCTGGTTGTGGTCAGCCGCAACATTGGTGTTACAGTAAATCGGGGCCAGCTCATGCTGAGACGGCGCAACTTCGTTATGTTCTGTCTTAGCAAAAATGCCAAGTTTCCACAGTTCATTATCCAAATCAGCCATAAAGGACTTGACGCGCGGCTTCAGTACGCCAAAATAGTGGTCTTCCATTTCCTGGCCCTTTGGCGGTTTTGCGCCAAACAAAGTGCGGCCGGTATAGACCAGGTCACGGCGCTTTAAGTAAAGGTCGCGGTCAATTAAAAAATACTCCTGCTCGGGGCCGACATTGGTGTTGACCCGCTGGGTAGTGGTGTCGCCAAACAGGCGCAGAACGCGCATTGCCTGCCGGTTGAGAGCATTCATAGAGCGCAGCAGCGGGGTTTTTTTATCCAAGGCCTCGCCAGTATAGGAGCAGAACGCAGTTGGGATACAGAGTGTATTGTCTTTAATAAAAGCATCGCTGGTGGGGTCCCATGCAGTATAGCCGCGGGCCTCAAAAGTAGCGCGCAGGCCGCCCGACGGGAAAGAGCTGGCATCCGGCTCGCCCTTAATTAGCTCTTTGCCGGAAAACTCCATAATGACTTTTTCGCCATCTACCGGATAAATAAAGCTGTCGTGTTTTTCTGCAGTGATGCCGGTCATCGGCTGGAACCAATGGGTAAAGTGGGTGCAGCCATTTTCAACCGCCCAGTCTTTCATCGCGTTTGCTACAACATTTGCCACATCTGACACAAGCGGCTGGCCCTCTTTACGGGTCTTCATCAGTGCCCGAAAAGTATCTTTCGGCAGGCGCGCCTTCATCACGGTTTCGTTAAAAACCAGGCTGCCAAATAATTCTGGAACCGTACTCATGCAAATCCCTCCATGCAGTTTTATCAATCTAAAAAGCTGGTAAACAGAGAAAAAGCGCCATAGGGAGCCCTCCCCACAGCGCCTTTACTGTCGTTGCAACTATTATATTCCTGCGAAACTAAAAAGTCAACGGCAGAAAACAGAAAGAACAGGGAAAATGGGTGCCGATTCTTTCCCTTTTTCGGTTAAAAAAGCAACGGAGCAGCAGAAAACAGGTATGCCGCTTATTTTTCAGAAGTACAGGCTGTTCTCTCGCCACACGTCCCCGGCAGCAGACCAAAGTGCGCCAGAGCATTCCAAATGCCATCGCTTCCCACAGCAGTCGTCACATAATCGGCGGCCTGCTGCACAGGAGGAATGGCATTGCCCATGGCAATACCCAGATTAGCCGCGGAAATCAATTCCAAATCATTGCCGCTGTCACCAAAAAAAATTACATTGTCAAAGCTGCTGTTGTAAAAGCGAAGCAGGCGCTGCACACCCTCTGCCTTTGAAAGGGAGCGCGGAATGATATCGGCACCGCGCTTTTTTGCAAAAAGCGGCACCTTTACCTGCGGGAATTCTTTTTCCAGCATCCTCGCCTCTTTCTGTCCCCCCACAAGCGCTAACGCACTGACCTGCCTGCCGAAAAGTTCCTCTGCCGGGCGGGTAACAATTTCATTTTCCTGTACACAAGTATACACAAAGCTGCGCAGCAGTTCCGGTTTGGTTGTATAG
Proteins encoded in this window:
- a CDS encoding glutamine synthetase III, encoding MSTVPELFGSLVFNETVMKARLPKDTFRALMKTRKEGQPLVSDVANVVANAMKDWAVENGCTHFTHWFQPMTGITAEKHDSFIYPVDGEKVIMEFSGKELIKGEPDASSFPSGGLRATFEARGYTAWDPTSDAFIKDNTLCIPTAFCSYTGEALDKKTPLLRSMNALNRQAMRVLRLFGDTTTQRVNTNVGPEQEYFLIDRDLYLKRRDLVYTGRTLFGAKPPKGQEMEDHYFGVLKPRVKSFMADLDNELWKLGIFAKTEHNEVAPSQHELAPIYCNTNVAADHNQLTMEIMKKVAARHNLACLLHEKPFEGVNGSGKHNNWSISTDTGSNLLDPGDSPRKNAQFLLFLVAVIEAVDEHQDLLRLSVASAGNDHRLGANEAPPAIISIFLGDELTAVLDSIDQGKHYAQKDKEVLEIGVDELPTLPKDTTDRNRTSPFAFTGNKFEFRSLGSTVSIACPNMMLNTIVADVLEKYADRLEKAKDFNKELNTIIHDAYHAHKRIVFNGDGYTDEWIAEAKKRGLLNLPSTAEAMPYYTRPENVKLFERHSVLTKGEVYSRCEIQLENYTKQLHIEALTMVDMIDKDILPAADKYVNDLSNTVVAKKAACAAAPAEFESATIKKISALCDSLYEENQTLQKDIDGEGKGTIEEQAKYARNTLFAQMEKTRKVADQIEPLVGKAYWPYPTYGDMLFSVV
- a CDS encoding HAD-IIB family hydrolase gives rise to the protein MEKLLCFDYDMTLLDHATGKVPESTQRAIALLRPTWKIVIATGRDMRQPASTYGVQTVQPDAIVEMNGARIFAEGEVLYQYFLPQDLLHGIITFGRQNDLCISCNQGDAYYTTKPELLRSFVYTCVQENEIVTRPAEELFGRQVSALALVGGQKEARMLEKEFPQVKVPLFAKKRGADIIPRSLSKAEGVQRLLRFYNSSFDNVIFFGDSGNDLELISAANLGIAMGNAIPPVQQAADYVTTAVGSDGIWNALAHFGLLPGTCGERTACTSEK